From a region of the Besnoitia besnoiti strain Bb-Ger1 chromosome I, whole genome shotgun sequence genome:
- a CDS encoding hypothetical protein (encoded by transcript BESB_011110), producing the protein MSNPASPVHSPAAAENPSVSAQTPENHSPAAKSPRSEKDLSRVASVDLCPERAFTSLMTFDASGNPTLVPLREADRDKLKFSELAPEVTGSTAAAWAEEDDIPSEGELDMEQETGSFTCAPCGCTRTPKPVVEEEEEAEKVDEALLEPRVLGENEEVIEEHIVSFYTMPSRTCVTLGEPKELSCPQPLSSYLPASPFCTRDGRVAVDVYAVKADMTRPCAVEEIPEYSVVPQMYKRRDTLARSMHEPRSIDLF; encoded by the exons ATGTCGAACCCTGCGAGCCCCGTACactctcccgcggcggcggagaatcCCAGCGTCTCGGCGCAGACCCCGGAGAACcactcgccggcggcgaagtCTCCGCGGAGCGAGAAGGATTTGTCTCGTGTGGCCTCCGTGGACTTGTGTCCCGAACGCGCCTTTACCTCGCTGATGACCTTCGACGCGTCGGGAAACCCCACACTCgtgccgctgcgcgaggcagacCGCGACAAACTCAAGTTCTCGGAACTCGCCCCCGAGGTCACCGGCTCCACTGCTGCCGCCTGGGCTGAGGAGGACGACATCCCCTCTGAAGGCGAACTCGACATGGAACAAGAG ACTGGCTCCTTCACGTGTGCGCCATGCGGCTGCACACGCACCCCGAAGCCTGTtgtcgaggaggaggaggaggctgagAAGGTCGACGAGGCGTTGCTGGAGCCCCGCGTCTTgggagagaacgaagaagtCATCGAGGAGCATATCGTGTCCTTCTACACGATGCCCTCGCGCACGTGTGTGACGTTGGGAGAGCCGAAGGAGCTGTCCTgcccgcagccgctgagCAGCTACttgcccgcgtcgcccttctgcacccgagacggccgcgtcgccgtcgacgtCTATGCAGTGAAAGCCGACATGACCCGCCCGTGTGCCGTGGAAGAGATCCCCGAGTACTCCGTCGTCCCGCAGATGTACAAGCGCCGCGACACTCTCGCGCGCAGCATGCACGAGCCACGGTCGATCGATCTCTTCTAA
- a CDS encoding carrier superfamily protein (encoded by transcript BESB_011120) → MAPSSLFCPLAREGPSAGSRPSSATSTSSAHLGFSSVSSSPSFSSFSSFSVLLASRSSLAREASASACGTAPAAPVQGASGFSSSSPHILLRRSLSPAACASSAPAEAAAAPVRRPLSGALEQTSGGGVSPQSEHVEARRARMNSGIAGAVSGIACATILQPLDVIKTQQQQQQPLSVGGARQSPSAWEACKRIRGMWGFPGFFRGLWPCLIRVGPGTGIYFYSLDLLTGSWSSVSALSQKAAQLAGAAAPAAEGPREETPPARERDTAQRLCEEEVAIFGAAEAAAALDSLLEGEAERRLAPGEIAEAAGEIAEAAGETRRRPTTAGRGARKDLEEKAPPWYNAAVGAVARGFAVVFFNPITVVKSRVESSWMSSRSAPPIRTVLAEMWRAEGPASLMRGAWPTVLRDVPFSGIFFGLYMWLRTQAGLEGGRADVSCFALRNFCCGAAAAAFASAVTHPFDVVRTRIQLHGLCMAHHAGDRAAAPAQTPRASSSGAAPRPTMMRMMRGMVREEGLLVLWRGLGARLAKRSLMSAMTWTSFEELKIFLTELKR, encoded by the exons ATGGcaccttcctctctcttctgtcctctcgcccgcgaggGCCCCTCCGCAGGCTCGCGCCCTTCCTCCGCCACGTCGACTTCGTCAGCGCATCTTGGGTTCTCGtccgtctcctcgtctccttcgtttTCGTCGTTTTCATCGTTTTCTGTTCTTCTGGCTTCGaggtcttctctcgcgcgcgaggcctcagcctctgcctgtgggacggcgccagcggccccCGTTCAGGGCGCATCTggtttttcgtcttcttctcctcatatccttctgcggcgcagcctctcgccagcggcgtgtgcctcgtctgcgccggcggaggctgctgctgcgcccgtgcggcggcctctctcaGGCGCACTAGAGCAGAcatccggcggcggcgtgtcgcCTCAAAGTGAGCATGtcgaggcgagacgcgcgcggatgAACTCGGGCATCGCGGGGGCCGTCAGCGGCATCGCATGCGCAACCATTCTTCAGCCTCTTGACGTAATCaaaacgcagcagcag cagcagcagccgctttctgtgggcggcgcacggcagtcgccgtcggcgtGGGAGGCGTGCAAACGGATTCGAGGGATGTGGGGTTTCCCCGGGTTTTTTCGGGGGCTGTGGCCCTGTTTGATTCGCGTCGGGCCTGGAACCGGAATTTACTTTTACTCCCTCGATCTGCTGACTGGCTCTTGGTCgtccgtctccgcgctctcgcagaaggccgcgcagctcgcgggcgccgccgcgcccgcagcagagggccctcgcgaagagacgccgcccgcgcgcgagagagacactgcgcagcggctctgtgaggaggaggtcgcgatcttcggcgccgcggaggcagccgcggcgctggacaGCTTGCTcgagggcgaagcagagaggcgcctggcgcccggCGAGatcgcagaggccgccggcgagatcgcagaggccgccggcgagacgcggcggcgtcccACGACGGCtggaagaggagcgagaaaAGACCTCGAAGAGAAGGCCCCGCCCTGGTACAACGCAGCCGTCGGCGCAGTCGCCAGaggcttcgccgtcgtcttcttcaacCCCATCACTGTCGTCAAATCGAGAGTAGAGAGCTCCTGG ATGTCCTCccggtcggcgccgccgattCGCACGGTGCTCGCGGAGATGTGGCGCGCCGAGGGCCCTGCGTCGTTGATGCGCGGGGCGTGGCCGACGGTGTTGCGCGACGTGCCTTTTTCGGGGATTTTCTTCGGCCTGTACATGTGGCTGCGCACGCAAGCCGGACTGGAGGGGGGGCGCGCGGACGTCTCGTGCTTCGCACTGAGGAacttctgctgcggcgccgcagccgcagccttcgcgtccgctgTGACGCATCCCTTCGACGTCGTTCGCACGCGCATTCAGCTCCACGGGCTCTGCATGGCCCACCacgccggcgaccgcgcagccgcgccggcgcagacgccccgCGCATCAtcgtcgggcgcggcgccgcgcccgacgaTGATGCGCATGATGCGCGGCATGGTGCGCGAGGAGGGTCTGCTGGTGCTGTGGagaggcctcggcgcgcggctcgcgaagCGGTCCTTGATGTCCGCCATGACGTGGACTTCCTTCGAGGAACTCAAGATCTTTTTGACCGAACTCAaacgatga
- a CDS encoding putative ran binding family protein 1 (encoded by transcript BESB_011130) yields the protein MADTAETKPAQSAEPTTAANKEEEDNFNPEEEVTEGNWNTPQVEVHEVQVETGEEDEEVFWKSRSKLYRWVSAGGDSKAAGEWKERGIGEAKLLRHKQSGKIRFLLRQEKTLKIVANHYVVANGVYCQLTPNVSSEKIWVWTVMDFAEGELKNEQFALKFGQVEQAQEFKKKFEEAAALNAKIFGIAESEKAEKKEKEEKVEDKGESK from the exons ATGGCAGACACCGCAGAGACCAAGCCCGCCCAGTCCGCGGAGCCTACCACCGCCGCAAAcaaggaagaggaagacaacTTCAACCCCGAAGAAGAAGTCACTGAGGGAAACTGGAACACGCCTCAG GTGGAAGTGCACGAGGTCCAAGTGGAGactggcgaagaagacgaggaagttTTCTGGAAATCCCGTAGCAAGCTCTACCGGTGGGTGAGCGCCGGGGGCGACTCcaaggcggcgggcgagtgGAAGGAGCGCGGCATTggcgaggcgaagctccTCCGCCACAAGCAGTCTGGCAAgatccgcttcctcctccgccaggAGAAGACGCTGAAGATCGTCGCCAACCACTACG TCGTCGCGAACGGCGTCTACTGCCAGCTGACACCGAACGTGAGCAGCGAGAAGATCTGGGTGTGGACGGTCATGGACttcgccgagggcgagctgAAAAACGAACAGTTCGCACTCAAGTTTGGTCAAGTCGAGC AGGCGCAAGAGTTCAAGAAGAAGttcgaggaggctgcggcgctgaacGCGAAAATCTTCGGCATCGCCGAGTctgagaaggcagagaagaaggagaaggaagagaaggTGGAGGACAAAGGGGAGTCCAAGTAG
- a CDS encoding hypothetical protein (encoded by transcript BESB_011140), giving the protein MAASARVGCRGPAALQRTACSRVFSEASHSLELSPRPALASLAPFAHAAPPLSAAFPPRASTRRSQAQQIQPLSETQGLSGSQLPLDAQGRRASPAGGPRGLQRGSSEPRSAARPPRPSRAFDSPSRRSRTVSAAPSAPRAHRAPPPHEPVWLRPAGSLLGMSAPCFRVSRCSSPWRTLLPPFFSSASRAFSSTPGGPGPPSSSSSDASACTAHSRASSSSVSSSSSCLLLASARRLLRLARFVDRHPSLLFLLAPRLRASSAERLPALETLVTSSWPLGGSAALRGLRVEARPRSFPPLPASLAKDAPSLAEEEAASSSPDSHAESPLFQYLCQGLPPSRLTCEDDHRELPRLPLRPASSRLESASWAESAARPAQPRWLTEFILAHLRGQAGTKGGGGGAAAGAEQLRPETLEGSLEFLWSLSRLLSRVQFSPYFFASELHAPLALLLPPVSSLSPRLSSSAPRAPRAPHDDSLASPLASSSPQSLVPASGASAASPLSPGAEAATQGAAPASPTAPDGAGAASPDAPGLSPADCETSPALSRAAEGAPVASALSEADARARLLLEARLVSLLARSPGAGSYGVSSLSAISAASWSPAGVADAGAALRGAGDASPLERLPSRAELEAATRSLLLPPVQWESEPTRRRFAAALQPLRLAAPEAQPARRGRGRSACGGGVHACESRHAGGEEDARSTRGEREGDASCQPRQGEGPLRDAAQAQAPRDDAAREQQSAHSGFLEPAGAVAGAASVSSLRRGHLLLVHPLTADSFWERAVVLITNVTRKGYIEGLILNKRRVWRPSSWDSASPSASSPSGTGSSVSLPPSASPDASRELRRRASSPAAEGDACGPVAPSGEADVPRSAPLSLLPRVCFLSTSYSNFVANAPRQLRLLEALQGQVDQAAARVGGVAPSDAPVCPPTRAHSESPVPSAVSSPSRVAATRVAACRLLIRRAVAALALHAREAAATKARAAETLSRVMEEIATDMLEAVDAPRASASPSSALAASHAADLRREAPYLVHLLQWYRSRELLEQRAEGGAGTGGGQAGGAEAQPALPASSLLPGLPAPHQRRPEPRATPSEPDYGSVTSTLSLSSPLISLTPIQSAPEAGAETHARAEDTALLSGASRRGKDSDTLIVSFLAALPYGSISPAQAAAAAQKTRRDAALARFLPLQTEASAPEYEPMGAAAEAEKPRREGEEAGAALAEARFADEGRGEESGVQHLTGEEGDFGGARQSRLEAETVVEGPGVPTWGAGGTGEAADGAAGSREAARRADKRDGRREEQDSRGETYGSVLERYSFGGPVPGLTVLHTNGKDGLVEVFPEGVFAGTRREGRRRVASPRLRSGGRDLDAQQGPPESGESSRDWRTDASSSAAATAAQLGAGRAAAAGGEGAEKAVESTQSDCFLVGREARAVRCRRFLGKASWRPGQLERELERGMWILVGCADSSVMQDIVFSEAPVICAAENSAVSGETGSDENDLWRCLLSALAARRGDAEGSLYEAMTRVPLCLATEETDREDEDENAEEDSD; this is encoded by the coding sequence atggcggcctctgcgcgcgtgggGTGCCGAGGTCCTGCGGCTCTCCAGCGAACTGCCTGCTCGCGTGTCTTCTCTGAAGCCTCACACTCGCTGGAGCTTTCCCCGCGCCCCGCTctcgccagcctcgcgccttttgcgcatgcggctccgccgctctctgccgcctttccgccgcgtgcgtcgaCTCGACGGAgccaggcgcagcagatCCAGCCTCTGAGTGAAACCCAGGGCCTCAGCGggtcgcagctgccgctggacgcgcagggacggcgcgcgagcccggCTGGGGGCCCGCGGGGCCTTCAAAGGGGGAGCTCGGAGCCCcgttccgcggcgcggccgccccggCCCTCTCGGGCATTCGACTCGCCTTCTAGGCGGTCGCGTACcgtttccgctgcgccttcggcaCCACGGGCGCACAGGGCTCCACCGCCGCACGAGCCCGTCTGGCTGCGGCCCGCGGGCTCGTTGCTCGGGATGTCGGCGCCGTGCTTCCGTGTTTCTCGCTGCTCCTCCCCGTGGCGCACTCTTCTCCCcccttttttctcgtctgcgtctcgggCTTTTTCGTCAACTCCCGGCGGGCCTGGGCCGCCTTCGTCATCGTCGTCCGATGCCTCCGCATGCACGGCccactcgcgcgcctcttcttcgtctgtctcttcttcctcctcatgcctgctgctggcttctgcgcgccgcctccttcgtctcgcgcgcttTGTTGACCGGCACCCGTCTCtgcttttcctcctcgcgccgcgtctccgtgcctcctccgccgagcggctgcctgcgctggAGACGCTCGTGACCTCCTCTTGGCCCCTTGGCGGttccgccgccctgcgtGGGCTGCGCGTTgaggcgcgaccgcgttCCTTCCCCCCGCTGCCGGCCTCGCTAGCTAAGGacgctccctctctcgcggaggaagaggccgcgagTTCTTCTCCCGATTCGCACGCGGAGAGTCCTCTCTTCCAGTACCTCTGTCAGGGCCTGCCCCCCTCGCGCTTGACCTGTGAAGACGATCATCGCgagctgcctcgtctccctctgcgtcctgcttcctcgcgccttGAATCTGCTTCGTGggcggagagcgcagcgcgccctgcgcagccgcgctggcTGACAGAGTTCATCCTCGCGCATTTGAGAGGGCAGGCGGGGACcaaggggggcggcggcggcgcggcggcaggcgctgaaCAGCTCAGACCTGAGACGCTCGAGGGGAGCCTGGAGTTCCTATGGTCGCTGTCTCGCCTGCTGAGTCGTGTACAGTTTTCGCCCTACTTTTTCGCGAgcgagctgcatgcgccactcgcgcttcttcttccccccgtgtcttctttgtctccccgcctctcttcgtccgcgcctcgcgcgcctcgcgctccccACGACgactcgctcgcgtcgcccttaGCCTCTTCCAGTCCTCAGTCTCTCGTCcctgcctccggcgcctctgctgcgtctccgctttcgcctggggccgaggccgccacgcagggggcggcgcctgcctccccgacggcgccggatggggcgggcgccgcctcgccggaCGCGCCGGGGCTGTCTCCGGCTGACTGCGAAACTTCGccggctctctctcgcgcggctgaaggcgcgcctgtcgcgtctgcgttgtctgaggcggatgcgcgcgcgaggctcctgCTTGAGGCGCGACTCGTTAGCCTGctcgcgcggtcgcctggCGCCGGCTCATATGGCGTGTCGTCCCTCTCTGCGatctccgctgcctcgtggagccccgcaggcgtcgcggacgcgggggcggcgctgcggggcgcgggcgacgcgtcgccactcgagcggctgccgtcgcggGCAGAGTTGGAGGCGGCAACGCGCAGTCTCCTTCTGCCTCCGGTTCAGTGGGAGAGCGAGCCGACGAgacggcgcttcgccgccgcgctccagccgctgcgcctggcggccCCCGAGGCCCAgccggcgagaagagggCGGGGGAGGTCGGCATGCGGCGGGGGGGTTCACGCCTGCGAAAGCCGCCACGCggggggagaagaagacgcacgcagcacacgaggagagagagagggcgacgcgtctTGTCAGCCGCGCCAGGGAGAAGGGCCCTTACGAGATGCTGCACAGGCACAAGCGCCGagggacgacgcggcgcgtgAGCAGCAGAGCGCCCACTCAGGCTTCCTggagcccgcaggcgcggtgGCTGGGGCTGCGTCGGTGTCCTCGCTGAGGCGCGGGCACCTCCTGCTCGTGCATCCGCTGACCGCCGACAGCTTTTGGgagcgcgccgtcgtcctcaTCACCAACGTGACGAGGAAGGGCTACATTGAAGGTCTCATTCTGAACAAGCGTCGCGTGTGGCGGCCGTCCTCGTGGGATTcagcgtctccttctgcttcctcgccttcgggcACTGGCTCTTCTGTGTCCCTTCCtccttcggcctcgccggATGCGtcccgcgagctgcgccggcgcgcgagctcgcctgctgcagagggTGACGCCTGCGGTCCCGTTGCCccgagcggagaggcagacgttcctcgctctgctccgctctccctcctccctcgcgtctgcttcctctccacGTCCTACTCGAACTTCGTCGCAAacgcgcctcggcagctgcggctcctcGAGGCGTTGCAAGGGCAAGTTGACcaagcggccgcgcgagtgGGCGGCGTGGCGCCTTCAGACGCCCCTGTCTGCCCACCGACTCGGGCGCACTCTGAGTCGCCGGTGCCTTCTGCtgtttcgtctccttcccgcGTGGCTGCCACTCGCGTGGCTGCCTGCAGGTTGTTGATTCGACGAGCCGTGGCCGCGttggcgctgcatgcgcgggaggccgccgcgacgaaggcgcgcgcggcggagacgctgtCGCGCGTGATGGAGGAGATCGCGACAGATATGTTGGAGGCGGTggacgcgccgcgtgcgtcggcgagcccctcctcggcgctcgcggcctcgcacgccgccgACCTGCGCAGGGAGGCGCCGTATCTGGTTCACCTCCTGCAGTGGTATCGGAGTCGAgagctgctggagcagcgggcggagggcggcgcagggacgGGAGGGGGCcaagccggcggcgccgaggctcAGCCAGCCttgccggcgtcgtcgctcctGCCAGGGCTCCCTGCGCCGCACCAAAGGCGACcggagcctcgcgcgaccCCGAGCGAGCCCGACTACGGCTCGGTCACGTCCACGttgtcgctctcctcgcctctcatCTCCCTGACGCCCATTCAGTCCGCCcccgaggcaggcgccgagacgcacgcacgcgcagaagaCACCGCTCTCTTatctggcgcctcgcggcgcggcaagGACAGCGACACGCTGAttgtctccttcctcgccgcgctccccTACGGCTCCATCAgccccgcgcaggcggctgcagctgcgcagaagacccgacgcgacgccgccctcgcgcgctttctgcctctgcagacgGAGGCCAGCGCGCCCGAATATGAGCCGAtgggcgctgctgcagaggcggagaagccgaggcgcgagggcgaagaggccggcgcggccctCGCGGAAGCGAGATTCGCAGACGAAGGTCGCGGTGAAGAGTCGGGTGTGCAGCATCTGActggagaggagggagattttggaggcgcgcgccagtcgcgcctggaggcggagACTGTCGTCGAAGGGCCTGGTGTCCCGACGtggggcgcgggggggacgggcgaggcggcggatggcgccgcggggagtcgtgaagccgcgcgccgagccgACAAGAGAGAcgggaggcgagaagagcaagacagcagaggagaaacgTACGGAAGCGTCCTTGAAAGGTACAGCTTCGGGGGGCCCGTTCCCGGGTTGACGGTGCTGCACACGAACGGCAAAGACGGCCTCGTCGAGGTCTTCCCAGAGGGCGTGTTCGCCGGCACGCGAAGagaggggcggaggcgagtcgCGAGtccgaggctgcgcagcggcggccgcgacctcgacgcgcagcagggaCCGCCCGAGTCAGGCGAATCGTCTCGCGACTGGAGGACAGACGCATCatcgtctgcagcggcaaCTGCCGCGCAGCTAGGCGCCGGTcgagcagcggctgcgggaggcgaaggcgccgagaagGCAGTTGAGTCTACGCAGAGCGACTGCTTCCTCGtgggacgcgaggcgcgcgcggtccGCTGTCGGCGGTTCCTCGGGAAAGCCTCCTGGCGGCCAGGGCAGCTCGAGAGGGAACTCGAGCGGGGCATGTGGATTCTGGTCGGGTGCGCCGACAGCTCAGTCATGCAGGACATCGTTTTCTCGGAGGCCCCCGTCATCTGCGCAGCTGAAAATTCCGCAGTGAGCGGCGAGACCGGCAGCGATGAAAACGATCTCTGGCGATGCCTTTTGTCCGCGCTGGCAgccaggagaggagacgcggagggctcTCTCTACGAGGCGATGACCCGCGTtccgctctgcctcgcgacggaggagacagatagggaggacgaagacgagaacgcagaggaggacagCGACTAG